GACAGCTTCACGACATGACGTACCCCCGCCGTACGGGCGGCCGTCACGAAGTTCTCGTCCTGGTCGGGCGCCAGCGGGTTCGCGGTGACGAGCAGTGCGGACCGTACGCCGGTCAGCGCCTCGCGCAGGCTGCCGGGGTCGTCGAAGTTCCCGCCCACGGCCTCGATTCCGGGGCCCGTGACAAGGGCGCGGCGCGGGTCACGGGTGAGCAGGCGGAGCGGCCCGGTGCCGGACAGACGCTCGGCCACCAGCCGCCCGACGGTACCGGTGGCCCCCGTCACCAGGATCACGGCACGGGGACCGAGGCGAGGATACGGACCCCGCGGTCGGCTCTGCTGTCCAGGCCGAGCAACAGCCCCGGCACCGCGATGCTGGGCAGAATGTGGGACCACAGGACGGAGATCCGGTACCCGAGATCCGCCCGGTCGGTCAGCGCCCGCGACATCAGCTGGATGCCCGCGAAGCCCCCCACCAGTAGCTCCACCGTGTCCTGCGGCTTCACCGTGGGCAGCAACTCACCCTGGGCCTCCGCCTGTTCCATGAGCACCGTCAGCCGCTCCGCCCACTGCCGGAACGGTCCGGTGTGATCGACCCCGGGCGGCGTCGCCTGGTCCACCGTCAGCCGCACGCTGCCCCGCAGCAGGGGATCGGTCAGCAGCCGCTGCCCCACCACGAAGGTCATGTCGATGATCTCCTGCAACTTGCAGGGCTGCGGCGGCACGGCCCCGAACGGCACCTGCTCGTCCAGCACCGCCTGGGCGAGCGACTCCTTGGACGGGAAGTGGAAGTACAGGGCGCCCTTGGTGACTTCGGCCCGCTCGAGGACCATGGCGATGGTCGTGGACGTGTAGCCGTGCTCGTCGAAGACCGCGCCCGCCGCTTCCAGGATCGCGCTGCGCGTCCTGATGGCGCGTTCCTGTTGTGCCATAAGAGCCCCTCCGCTGCGCCCGGTTGGCCGGTTCCCGTGAATCGTGTGCCGCAGTGGCCCCGATCATAGAGTGCTGCCGACTGATCTCATTGAAAACAAACCGGTCGGCTCGTACTCTAACGCTCACCGAAGTGGACGTTTCACCGTCTGCAACTGGCCTTCGGGGACCGTAGGGAGAGACATGCCTCAACCGCGGCAGCTTGCCGAAACTCCGTCCATGACGGCGACCGTCCCCCGCCAACTCGTCCACCGCGCGGCGGTCGCGGAGACCTTTCTCACCGGCTGGAGCGGGACAGCGGCCGACCGGTTCTCGGTGTCGGCCCAGTGGCCGCGCGCCCACGGATTACACGTGTCGCCGGACCGGTCCGCCTACGACCCCCTGCTCGTCGTGGAGACCGTGCGGCAGAGCGGAACGCTGATCGCGCACACCGAGTACGACGTGCCGCTGGACCACCACTTCGTGCTCCAGGAGTTCGAAGTCGAGACGGTTCCCCAGCACTTGGCCGTGGGATCGGTCCCCGCCGAGCTGGTCGTCGAACTCGCCTTCGTCGACGTCCAGTACCGGGGCCGCCGCCCGGTGGGCGCCCGCTACACGGCGGACGTGCTGCGCGGCGGGGAACGCGTGGCCACAGCGTCGAACGTCGTGTTCACCTGCACCAGCGAGCCCGTCTACCGCCGGCTGCGCGGCGGCCGTACCCCCGCCACCGTCTCCCCTCTGCCGCTGCCGCCCGCGCTGCCGGCCGCCGTGGTGGGCCGCGCGCTGCCCGCGGACGTCGTCCTCGCCCCGGCCGACCGCCCCGACCGCTGGCAACTGCGAGTAGATACCGCGCATCCCGTTTTCTTCGACCATCCGCTGGACCATGTGCCCGGCATGCTGCTCCTCGAGGCCGTCCGTCAGGCCGTACGGGCCCACACCTCGGGCACCCGGTCGCCCGTGGCGTTCCACATCACCTTCCACCGGTACGCCGAACTGGATATGCCCACGTGGATCGAGGTGCGGGACGGGGACGGCACCGACGTACAAGTCGTCGGAAGGCAGGGAGAGTCGGCGGTCTTCGAGTGCGCCGTCGGTACCGCCCAGTGGTGAGCTATCGTGTACAGGGAGTAGGAAACAAACGGCATGACCCGTTCTTTCCCGTCCCAGGAGTGTTCCGTCGATGCCGAGGCAGTTACGCGCAGAGCAGACCCGCGCGACGATCATCACGGCCGCCGCCGACCTGTTCGACCGGCACGGCTACGAATCGACCAGCCTGAGTGACATCGTCGAGCACGCCCAAGTCACCAAGGGCGCCCTGTACTTCCACTTCGCGGCGAAGGAGGACCTCGCCCACGCGATCATGGAGCTGCAGTCCCGTGTCTCGCGCCAGATGGCCAGCGAGACGGACGCCCGGGGGTACTCCTCGCTGGAGGCGCTGATGCGCATCACCTTCGGCATAGCGCGCCTGTCCGTCGAGGACCCGATTCCGCGGGCGGGCCTCCGGCTGGCCACCGGGGGAGTCCCGGTGCGCCCACCGCTGCGGCACCCCTTCACCGAGTGGCTGGACCTCGCCTCCCGCAAGTTCCTCGGCGCGGTCAAGGAGGCGGACCTCCACCCGGACACCGACATCGATGC
The nucleotide sequence above comes from Streptomyces sp. NL15-2K. Encoded proteins:
- a CDS encoding ScbR family autoregulator-binding transcription factor, which produces MAQQERAIRTRSAILEAAGAVFDEHGYTSTTIAMVLERAEVTKGALYFHFPSKESLAQAVLDEQVPFGAVPPQPCKLQEIIDMTFVVGQRLLTDPLLRGSVRLTVDQATPPGVDHTGPFRQWAERLTVLMEQAEAQGELLPTVKPQDTVELLVGGFAGIQLMSRALTDRADLGYRISVLWSHILPSIAVPGLLLGLDSRADRGVRILASVPVP
- a CDS encoding ScbA/BarX family gamma-butyrolactone biosynthesis protein, encoding MTATVPRQLVHRAAVAETFLTGWSGTAADRFSVSAQWPRAHGLHVSPDRSAYDPLLVVETVRQSGTLIAHTEYDVPLDHHFVLQEFEVETVPQHLAVGSVPAELVVELAFVDVQYRGRRPVGARYTADVLRGGERVATASNVVFTCTSEPVYRRLRGGRTPATVSPLPLPPALPAAVVGRALPADVVLAPADRPDRWQLRVDTAHPVFFDHPLDHVPGMLLLEAVRQAVRAHTSGTRSPVAFHITFHRYAELDMPTWIEVRDGDGTDVQVVGRQGESAVFECAVGTAQW
- a CDS encoding ScbR family autoregulator-binding transcription factor translates to MPRQLRAEQTRATIITAAADLFDRHGYESTSLSDIVEHAQVTKGALYFHFAAKEDLAHAIMELQSRVSRQMASETDARGYSSLEALMRITFGIARLSVEDPIPRAGLRLATGGVPVRPPLRHPFTEWLDLASRKFLGAVKEADLHPDTDIDAAAHSLVFSFVGTRVVSRSLEPMTRQPRRLAEMWHVMIRGLVPVPRRARYLTLVSQLEREIRAV